Proteins found in one Nitrosopumilus maritimus SCM1 genomic segment:
- a CDS encoding NAD(P)H-binding protein, translated as MKQVISSSKSSDYKPFSILVTGATGFIGSRLISSLVSSGYTVKGLSRKQLSGNDKVKYVKADAFNFDELKNAMFGIDTAYYLLHSMEGDKGDWQEFATRENNQAQNFLKAATESGVKRIIYLGGLVNDSLGLSPHMRSRKEVGEILASGNIPVTEFRASIIIGAKSGSYAMLRYLVERLSVMVCPSWVKSLAQPIAVDDVISYLAESLSKPETMGKIFEIGGPDKMTYEELMRVYSAYLNKNLFVIQIPFLTTRLSSYWVDLITPVKASLARPLIDSLVHDTVVADDSITKIIPMHLKSVREAIDIATKEMKSDPPQMEQKEEKTGFKINQKLIQVSLFALAIIGSSYYWLDDRTDVYEPMWLIGSAFWYIAIGFAIILIHNKTRLGYLIAGVLSWITLVFWLFDNYYVIFENSLIATTPNELMTIRNFIGIFIVALTVIASHNLFHKVIDYQYKGKPL; from the coding sequence ATGAAACAAGTGATTTCATCATCTAAATCTTCTGATTACAAACCATTTTCAATCTTGGTTACTGGTGCAACGGGATTTATTGGCTCAAGATTAATTTCATCTCTTGTTTCTTCAGGTTACACTGTAAAGGGTCTGAGTAGAAAACAATTATCTGGTAATGATAAAGTAAAATATGTTAAAGCAGATGCATTCAACTTTGATGAATTAAAAAATGCAATGTTTGGTATTGATACTGCATATTATTTACTTCACTCTATGGAAGGTGATAAAGGTGATTGGCAAGAATTTGCTACACGAGAAAATAATCAAGCTCAAAACTTTCTCAAAGCTGCCACAGAATCTGGTGTAAAACGAATTATTTACCTTGGTGGTTTAGTTAATGATAGTCTTGGTCTCTCACCTCATATGCGTAGTAGGAAAGAAGTAGGGGAAATTCTTGCATCTGGAAATATTCCTGTTACAGAATTTAGAGCTTCTATAATTATTGGTGCAAAAAGTGGTTCTTATGCTATGCTTCGTTATCTTGTTGAAAGATTGAGTGTGATGGTATGTCCTTCGTGGGTCAAGTCATTGGCCCAACCAATTGCAGTTGATGATGTGATTAGTTATCTTGCTGAATCTCTATCAAAACCTGAAACAATGGGTAAAATTTTTGAGATTGGAGGTCCTGATAAAATGACTTATGAGGAATTAATGCGTGTGTATTCAGCATATCTGAACAAAAATCTGTTTGTCATTCAAATCCCATTTCTAACCACTAGACTATCTTCGTATTGGGTTGATCTTATCACTCCTGTAAAGGCATCACTTGCAAGGCCTCTGATTGATAGCTTGGTTCATGATACTGTTGTCGCCGACGATTCTATAACAAAAATCATTCCTATGCATCTAAAATCCGTTCGTGAAGCAATTGATATCGCAACAAAAGAAATGAAATCTGATCCTCCGCAAATGGAACAAAAAGAGGAGAAAACAGGGTTTAAAATCAATCAAAAATTAATTCAAGTTTCTCTATTTGCATTAGCTATTATTGGTTCAAGTTATTATTGGCTAGATGATAGAACTGATGTCTATGAACCTATGTGGTTAATTGGTTCTGCCTTTTGGTATATTGCTATTGGATTTGCAATAATACTAATTCACAACAAAACCCGTTTAGGTTATTTGATAGCAGGTGTATTATCCTGGATTACTTTGGTGTTCTGGTTGTTTGACAATTACTATGTTATTTTTGAAAATTCATTGATAGCAACTACTCCAAATGAATTAATGACAATAAGGAATTTTATTGGAATATTCATAGTTGCATTAACTGTTATTGCATCTCATAACTTGTTCCACAAAGTAATTGATTATCAGTACAAGGGTAAACCCCTATGA
- a CDS encoding cobalamin B12-binding domain-containing protein translates to MVYIRAKKVKSDQYLYLVKSVWDSKKSTSKQEIVKYLGKASEVVKDDIPIDYRNDPKVLSVLASYNPKDIKKREDATKKSKQQLYKKLTEGSIQDCVKIYEEYIKIFNASDFFDRILKPTMYRIGDEWSIGKISIATEHVASNVAQTLVKIIMDQVSSGGNKKKILICVPLGEEHHLGCDVLETYLSIKGFKIFNMGTSMPTESILSFIDNNKPDVVLVSITLEDNLAAGQRLVKKISDHTNIPILVGGYALQAKKIPKFTGQIIPDCGLEEVPKILRKI, encoded by the coding sequence ATGGTCTACATACGAGCAAAAAAGGTAAAATCAGACCAATATCTGTATCTAGTCAAAAGTGTATGGGACTCAAAAAAGAGCACATCAAAACAAGAAATTGTCAAATATCTTGGAAAGGCATCGGAAGTTGTAAAAGATGACATTCCAATAGATTATAGAAATGATCCCAAAGTATTATCAGTTTTAGCATCTTACAATCCAAAAGATATCAAGAAAAGAGAAGACGCAACAAAGAAATCAAAACAACAACTATACAAGAAACTAACTGAAGGGAGTATTCAAGATTGTGTAAAAATTTATGAAGAATATATTAAAATTTTTAATGCATCCGATTTCTTTGATAGAATTCTAAAACCCACAATGTATAGAATTGGTGATGAATGGTCCATAGGTAAAATCAGCATAGCCACAGAACATGTTGCAAGCAATGTTGCTCAAACACTTGTAAAAATAATAATGGACCAAGTATCATCTGGTGGAAATAAAAAGAAAATTCTCATATGTGTTCCATTAGGAGAAGAACATCATTTAGGATGCGATGTATTAGAAACATATCTATCAATTAAAGGATTCAAAATTTTTAATATGGGAACATCAATGCCAACAGAATCAATTCTTAGTTTCATTGACAACAATAAACCAGATGTTGTGTTGGTATCAATCACATTAGAAGACAACCTAGCAGCAGGGCAGAGATTAGTCAAAAAAATAAGTGACCATACAAACATTCCCATACTAGTTGGTGGCTATGCACTTCAAGCAAAGAAAATTCCCAAATTTACAGGCCAGATAATTCCAGATTGCGGTCTTGAGGAAGTTCCTAAAATTTTAAGAAAGATTTAA
- a CDS encoding transcription initiation factor IIB: MITELVHQKSCKKNKIVTDLNTGEIACTNCGAVLSERVVDSGPESLGMTGEEYQTNSRVGRKISLKMIDMGLSTIIEAKDKDATGKGLSNENKRMFYRLRMWDRNSRSASTAKSFQKAFTMLDGISAKLGLPEPVIEQTAYLFRKIAAKKILAGRSTAGILCAAIYITCRMTNTPRTLQDVANAGNVNKKNIQRTYRFLARELDITPEIYHPTEFVTRIAKAVDISEKTERLAFRILDLSARNGVLESKNPMAMAAAATYLASVKNDERISQLKISKVSGISAVTIRDRTKEILKKIGGEING; encoded by the coding sequence ATGATTACAGAACTTGTACATCAAAAGAGTTGTAAAAAAAACAAGATTGTAACTGATCTGAATACAGGAGAGATTGCATGCACGAATTGCGGTGCAGTACTCTCTGAAAGAGTAGTTGACAGTGGTCCAGAAAGTCTAGGGATGACTGGAGAAGAATATCAAACCAACAGTAGAGTTGGAAGAAAAATTTCATTAAAAATGATAGACATGGGATTATCAACCATTATTGAGGCTAAAGACAAAGATGCAACAGGAAAAGGGCTATCAAATGAGAACAAGAGAATGTTTTATCGCCTAAGAATGTGGGATAGAAATAGTCGTTCTGCAAGTACCGCCAAATCATTTCAAAAGGCATTCACCATGCTTGATGGAATCAGTGCTAAACTAGGACTTCCAGAGCCAGTAATAGAACAAACTGCATATCTATTTAGAAAAATTGCTGCAAAAAAGATTCTTGCAGGAAGATCTACAGCAGGGATTCTTTGTGCAGCAATTTACATCACATGCAGAATGACAAATACACCAAGAACTTTACAAGATGTGGCAAATGCTGGAAATGTAAATAAAAAAAACATTCAAAGAACATACAGATTTCTTGCAAGAGAATTAGACATTACACCAGAAATTTATCATCCAACAGAATTTGTAACACGAATTGCAAAGGCAGTAGACATCTCTGAGAAAACAGAAAGATTGGCATTTAGAATTTTAGATCTTTCTGCAAGAAACGGAGTATTAGAAAGTAAAAATCCAATGGCAATGGCTGCTGCTGCAACATATCTCGCATCAGTAAAAAACGATGAAAGAATTTCTCAGTTAAAAATTTCCAAAGTCTCTGGCATTAGTGCAGTTACAATCAGAGATAGAACAAAAGAAATTTTGAAAAAGATAGGAGGTGAAATTAATGGGTAG
- a CDS encoding redox-regulated ATPase YchF produces MPIKLGLIGKTNTGKTTFFNSATLSSEEISSYPFTTKSPVSGIANAITLCVHPEFKIQDNPNNSKCVDGWRYIPIELIDLPGLIKDAWKGKGLGNQFLSIAAQSDALLHVVDASGGIDSTGKITEVGTGDPISDFADIEEELIMWYHKILEGNREKVSKLINSGSEFVDTVTDLYRGIGVNKFHVKESLVATGLEEKNFDDFDMVDSKKFASHLRKISKPTLIVANKIDVDGADKNFARLRERYNDSIVIPASGDSEFSLRRAEQKGLIKYSPGSEQFDILKSDELNEKQINALDFIKKGIMGEYMRTGVQFAINVAVFKLLKMNSIYPVADETKLADKKGRILPDLILLKDGATINDLAKEIHTDLTKGLLYGKDLRYNLRLPVDYQLRDRDVVSLVSAAKK; encoded by the coding sequence ATGCCAATCAAACTTGGATTAATTGGTAAAACCAACACTGGCAAAACTACTTTCTTCAACTCTGCAACTTTGTCTTCAGAAGAAATCTCATCTTATCCATTCACTACAAAATCACCTGTGTCTGGAATTGCAAATGCAATCACACTTTGTGTACATCCTGAATTCAAAATTCAAGATAATCCTAATAATTCCAAATGTGTTGATGGTTGGAGATACATTCCAATTGAACTAATTGATCTTCCTGGATTGATCAAAGATGCCTGGAAAGGAAAAGGATTGGGAAATCAATTTCTTTCAATTGCAGCACAATCTGATGCATTGTTACATGTGGTTGATGCATCAGGTGGTATAGACTCTACTGGAAAAATTACTGAGGTTGGAACAGGTGATCCAATATCTGACTTTGCAGATATTGAAGAAGAATTGATAATGTGGTATCATAAAATTCTTGAAGGAAATAGAGAAAAAGTATCCAAGTTAATTAATTCTGGCTCTGAATTTGTTGATACTGTAACTGATCTTTATCGTGGAATTGGTGTAAACAAATTTCATGTCAAGGAATCTCTTGTTGCAACTGGTCTTGAAGAGAAAAACTTTGATGATTTTGATATGGTTGACAGCAAAAAGTTTGCAAGTCATTTAAGAAAAATTTCAAAACCCACACTGATTGTCGCAAATAAAATTGATGTAGATGGTGCAGACAAGAATTTTGCTAGGCTAAGGGAACGCTACAATGATTCTATTGTGATACCTGCTAGTGGTGATAGTGAATTTAGTCTAAGACGTGCAGAACAAAAAGGACTGATAAAATATTCGCCTGGCTCTGAACAATTTGACATCCTCAAATCTGATGAACTAAATGAAAAGCAAATCAACGCTTTGGATTTTATCAAAAAAGGAATCATGGGTGAATACATGCGTACTGGAGTTCAATTTGCCATTAACGTTGCAGTATTCAAATTACTCAAAATGAATTCAATATACCCTGTTGCTGATGAAACAAAACTTGCTGATAAGAAAGGAAGAATTCTTCCTGACTTGATTTTACTAAAGGATGGTGCTACCATTAATGATCTTGCAAAAGAGATTCACACTGACCTAACAAAGGGTCTTTTGTATGGTAAGGATTTGAGATATAATCTTAGATTGCCTGTGGATTACCAACTACGAGATAGAGATGTTGTATCTCTAGTTAGTGCTGCAAAAAAGTAA